One Campylobacter concisus genomic window, TTATGAAAATTTATATTTATGACACCAAAAATAATGAATATCTATACGAGGCAGAAGCTCAAATAGACCCGCTAGCAAGTAGCAAGGGCGAAACGATCTACCTAATGCCGCCAAATGCAACACAGATTGTACCAATTGAGCCAAAAGCTGGCTTTGTAAACGTTTTTACTAATGGAAAGTGGGAGCAAATCAAAGACGAGCGCGGCGAGATCTACTATGACAATGACAACAACGCCATAACAATAACCCGGATAGGGGAAGAAAAGGGACTAAACAAAGAGCCTAAGGTAGATAAAAAGGCACAAGAGCTAACGGAACTTGAAGCCGAGATCGCCGAGTGCGAAAATTATATACGCCACGCCCTAATTATCGGTAATAACGCCGTACTTGAAAACTTAAGGACGGAGTATAAGGAGCTAATCGCTCAAAGAGAGGATCTAAGAAAATGAGCTATTTTTTAATCTGCGTATTGTCGCTAATTTTAGGCGTTTTACTCTGCCCTATTGTGATTTTTCTAAGGGCACGTAAGTGCGACCAGTGGGATAACTCAAACATGACAAACATTATCAGGGTATTTGCCCATTTGGCGGCACACCCTGATGACTTTGCCAAATTTCAATACGAGAATGGTAAAAAACCATTCTGGTACTTAGACAAAGACGAATTCACAGATGTGGTTCAAACTAGACCAACACAAAAGGATAAGAAATGAGAGTAAGAATAAAAAGGTGCGAAATCTGCGCATCAAAGCTAGATAAAGACGGTGCTTGCACTTGGAGCGAGTGTCCAAAATGCCCTAACTATAAAGCAAAAGAGCAAGAAAAGCCAAAAGATAAAAAGGATGAGTAATGCTTAAATTTAAAGAGTTTTTACAGCTCTTTTGCATTATAGCTATTGAGTTACCGCTCGAGATACTTGGCTATTTAATAGTACCTATCGCTTTGGCATTTTGTGATAAAAATAGTGAGCGTTTGCCAAGGTGGGCCAGATGGTTTGAAGATGCAAACGACTACTACAACGGCGAGAACTCTGCGATAAATGGCGATAGTGGCTGGCGTAAAGAGCACTTTAAAGAGCCAAAGAATAGGACGTATTTTGCACGTCTATTATGGCTTTATCGTAACCGAATAGGCTACTTTTCAAGCAGAATAAACGGCGTAAAAGTGAGCGAGATAGAGCCGTCAAGCGTAATCACTCAAGGCAACCCAAGAGTAACAAGTAATGGCGGAGTGATAAGTGATTTTTGTAAAGTTACTTGTAAGCTTAAAGATGGTCGCACTCGTTTTGGACTTTTCAAAACGATCCGATACAAAGGCTTTTTAAGTGGCTTTTATTGTCGTATTTACGTCGGGTGGAAACTGCTCGACGTGGTAGAGATGAACGAATACAACAAGGCTACATTTATGCAGCCAGACGACAAAGAGTATCTTAAGAGCGTGTGGGCGATAAATCCATTTAAAAGGGTACAAGGGAGTAATAATGCTAAGCCCTAGTTTATATCTTAGTGGCTTCTTGCTACTAACTACCCTATTTCTTGGGTATAGGTATCAAAGCTTAGACAATGAGCTAAGCATTACCAAAGAGAGATTAGATGCTAGCGATAAGCTAAACCTTAGGCTAAAAGATGAGATAAACGAGCAAGATAGGCTCATCTCTCTTAAGCTTGATGTTATAGAAAAAGCTAGCAAGCAAAGACAGGTAATAGAGATAAAAGCAAATAAAGTTAAAGAAAGGGTACTAAATGAAGATAAAAAAGATATGTCTAACGCTCTTAACCTTAGCGTATCTTATGTGCTTGATGGGCTGCGTAAGCAAGGAAGCAGTAAATAAGTATGACAAGATACCTAACCACTTGTTACAAGCTCCTATTATTGCAGATAGAAATGTAACAAATCAAAGTGATGCTGGAGTGCTTTTAATAGATGTTTATAGTGGTTATGAGAAGTGCGTAAAAAACTTAGAAGCTATAAAAGAATACGAAAGAAAAAGGGATGGACAAAAATAATATAAGGATGTGCAGATGGAAGCGATCATAAAAAGGACTAAGAAATTTTGGCTGAATAAGATGGTTGTAGTAGAAATAATATTATCCGTCATAATAATGTACATCTTTACTTATAAATTTTAAAAAAGAGGCGGATAATGGACGATCTTATAAACAAAGTAGGCATTTATTTTTGGGTTGTAGTTGTCGGCTTTTTAGGTGGAGCACTAGGATCTATAAACAACAAAGAACAAGCCATAAATAGAGGACGTAAAGTATTAAATTTTATAGTTGGCACTATTAGCTCAGGTTTTATTTGCTGGATATTTTTTGAAATAACATCATTTTTTACAAATAATAATGATCGCTTTAGTCTTGCAGTCGGTGGCTTTTTTGCTTGGCGTGGCACAGCTTGGATATGTGCCATAGTTGATAAAGCGATTGATAAAAAAATAGATAGCTTTGGCGGTGGCGGTTATGATGATTTTTCTACAAAACCGCCAAGAGATTTAAATTTTTAAAGGATTAAAAAATGAAAAACTTTACTAACGCATTTTATACATTAATGAGCTTAGAATTTAACAGCCCTAAAGACGCACTACACAAAAACCCAAACGAAAAAGGCTTAACTTTTATAGGTATTTATGAAGCTGCTCACCCAAGTTGGCAAGGCTGGGGGCAAGTTAGGGCGGCAATAAACGCATACGGTGATCTTGAAAAGGCTAGCGTCGCCCTATACAATGATGACGCATTAATCGAAAAAGTAAAAATATTTTATAAAAAAGAATTTTGGGACAAAATGAGGCTTGACGAGGTAGATAGTGAATTAAAAGCGTGTGAACTTTTTGTTTTTGGTGTAAACGTAGATGTAGTACCAGCAGTTAGGGTTTTACAAAGGCTTTTAGGTGTAGTGGTGGATGGCATTATGGGTGCCCAGACTCTTAAAGCATTAAACAACTACGACGAGCGAGCCTTTGACGTTGATTTTGATAGAGCAGAGATTGCTTATTATAGAAATCTAGTAAAAGCAAGACCTGAATATCATGTTTATGAAAGAGGCTGGATCAATAGAGCCGAAAAAGTATAAGCAAAAATATCTTTTAGCTGATGTTTTGGCTGACTAATATTTTTAAAATAGCGTATAATAAGCGATAAAAGTTGATTTTTCGAATCTCTCTCTACCCGCCACTACTTATAGATAATCATAAATTTTTATTATTGTTTAACATTATTTTTTTGAACATCTTTATATAAAATTTCTGCGTTAGAAAATTGCTTAACTGTATAAGTAAAATTTCATGACAATCGCATATTTTTTGAAAAATTATGATTTTTTTGGTTATATTGTTGTTTCAAACTAATTAAAAATATCTTAAATTAAGTTTTTATTATAAAAAGTATTATATTTTACATGATTAATTATATCGACAATCAAAAAACTATTTTTTTGATAAAAGCTCAGAATTCGCTTTTTACAAACTATTGACATTTGGAATTTATATGTTTATTTAATATATTTTTTTCTTAAAATATAAAATTTCTCATATAAAGTTATATCTTATAAAGATAGTATATAATCACGCAAAAATTTAAATAATACAAAAAGTAATAAGCAGTAATCTTGGCTAAAGAAGCTGGAGTGGTAAAATTTATTAGTGGCAAGGCGGTCGCTATCGATCAAAACGGAAATGAGAGAGAGCTAAAAGTAGGTGACATCCTTTATATGGGAGAGAGCATCAAGACAAGCGATGCGGCTGATAAAATAACAATCGTTTCAAATAATGGAAAAGAGATTACGATTGTAGGCAATGATACACTTGCGTTAAATCAAAGTACTATAGGCGCGGAGGGCTTGGCAGATGTTAGCGATTTGCAAAATGCTATTTTAAATGGCGGAGATTTAACAAAACTTGAAGAGACCGCAGCTGGTGGAAACACTGCTGCTGGTGGTGGAGATGGTGTTAGTCTAAGTGACGCTAAATTTGCTGAGGGTGGTCACTACTCAAACATTAATGCAACATATAGAAATTTAAGTGATACAAACAGAGCTTTTGCATCATACGATAGCCCAATAAGCGGATACAATGGTGGAGATGATACTATAATCCCAAGCAATCCTCTTGTAACTTTTATAAGCGATCTTAATAACGATGGTACTTTAAGTAGGGTTGAGCATGCACGCGATACAAATTTAAATATATCAAAAGTTCTTATTACAATTCCAAATGATGGCACAGTAAGGGCTGGAGATATACTAAATATCACTATAACTAAGCCAGATGGTAATACTGAAAATAAAACAATTCCTATCACTCCAACTATCATAAGCAATGGTTATCAGTTTGATGTACCAATACAGACTGGCAAAATTTCAAAAGTTGATGCAACTATTACAAATTTTCAAGGAAATGTTAGTGGTAGAAGTGAAGATAGCGTAACTTCAAGTGGCTTTAGTGCTCCAGAGGTTAAATTTACAGAGGATAACAGTCCTGATAATAATCTATTAACATATACTGAAAATGCTAAAGATAGTAAATTAAATGAAACTCCAGTACTTATAACTGTAAAAGATGTGATTGTCGGAGATGTGCTTCACGTGACTTTAACAAAGCCTGATGGCACAACTGAGGTTAAAAATGTATCTATTGATCAAAACATAATAGATAATGGATATAAGATAAGTAATATCCCAGTTGAGCACGGTAAGCCTTCAAAAGTAGAAGCTTACGTAGCAGATAGTACAAACACGATGAGAAGTGCAACTGCAAGCGACTCTACTACTCTTGATGTGAAGCCGACTTTGACATTTACAGAGGATCAAGACAGCAAAGATGGTGATGGTTATTTAAATGATCAAGAAAATAGTAAAGACAATGACTTTAGAAGCACTACAGTAGAAATAACTCTACCAAAAGATGTAGTTATTGGCGATAAAATCGTTATAACTTATACCGATCCACTAACTAAGCAAGATACAACAAAAGAAATTTCCCTTACACAAGAGATGATTGATAATCAAAAAGTAAATACCTCTCTTCCGATATTTCCAGATGTAAAAACATCAGCTAGTGTTCATGTGGTAGATAAAAACAATGTTCGAAAAAGTGAAAATTCAGATCAAGATAGTGTAATGCCTATTGGTAGAAATTTGTATATGACACTACCAGAAGAAAAGACTCTTCATGAAATTTCAAGACAAGAGAGTATGGATGAGCATGAAGTAAATGAGACAACAGCTCTTATAAGACTTCCGAATAAAATAGATAATGGTGACAACTATAAATATGAATGATAAAGGTGAGGTAACAAGTATAACAGAGATCGGCAATGGCGGACAAAATTTCCCATTGACAAAAGAGAGTTATAATCAATACTCATTTAAAGTACCAGGCTTTGATCTAAGAAATGGACAAGATACGACTATCAGAGCCAGCATCACAAACATGACACCAGGCAGACATACATCTATAAATGAGTCAGAAGTATCGGCTAGTTTAGAATATGTAAAAAACCTGAAGTTATCTTTGGAGAGGCTAATGGCACTAGGAGTATGAGCAGAGAGCAAGCTATGAGTGATGGTAATCTTAATAGTACAACAGTTACTATAAAGCTTCCTAAAAATGCAGTAAGTGGAGATAAACTAACTGTAACTATAAAAGAGCCAAATGAAGCTACTGCTAGAGAAATAAAATACACTATTGGAAAAGATAATAATGGTAAGTTCTTTGTAAAAGATAGCGATGGCAATAAAATAGATACAGAAACAGATGGCAGAAGCTTTAAAATTTCTGGCATTAAAACAGCAACTGGTCTAGAAACTAAAGTAACAGCTGAGATAAAAGATAAAGATGGTATTCAGCATGCAGAAAGATACAAGCACAGTTACTATCTCAAATATAAACGATATGGCGGTATATTTCAAAGAGGACGCTGACCGTAACGTATCTTTAACGAGAGCAGAGAGTAAAGACGCAGATGGCGACCTACATAAAACGACAGTAGTAGTAAAAGTGCCAAATAACGTTATAGCTGATGATGTGGTAACTGTAAAAATAGATAATGGTACTTCACCTGAGACTAAAAAGTATAATGTTATAAGCAATGTAAATGGAGAAATAAAGTTAAAACATGTAAAAGAAGATGGTACTAAAGAAACCATTACTACAAATGCTACAAAGAATAATGAGATAGAAATTCCTGGCGTAGATATCGTACCAGGCAAAACCATAACTGTAAAAACAAAAACTACTGATGCAAAGGGTAACGGTAAAGCTGAAGCTGAAAATCACAACATCCTTGAAACGCTTAATGATGACATGAGAATCACTTTTGAAGAAGATACTGACAATGATGGCATCTTATATAATGCTGAAGCAAATCGTGATCACAGTGAAAACACCACAACAGCAATCATCAAGCTTCCTTCTAATTTTGTTATAGGCGATAAATTAGTAATAGAAATTACCGACAAAAATACTGGTGCTAAAGTAGAAAAAATATATGAGATCACTACTGGTGCTAACAATAATCTAGTAGTTAAAAATGGTAGCGAAGAGCTAAATATCGCTACTGATAATAAGGGCAATAAAGTAGTTAACTATACACTTGGTTTGACAGAAGATCATACTACTATTATTAATGCCAAGGTTGTTGATAGCAAGGGTGCCGATAAGGTAGAGACAACTAGTGATATCACACTTGATGCTCAAGGCAATGGATCTGGAAGCGGATTTAGACTATTTATAGATGAAGATATAGATAGAAATGAAGTGTTAAGTAGAGATGAAGCCATGAAAGATCAACACTTAAACACTACTTCGGCAACACTTCAGATACCAGTTAGTGTAAATCCAGGCGATACTATAAAAGTCAAAGTAAATGGCGGAGCAGAAAAAACTTATACTGTTGCTTCAAATAATGGTACAACCGTTACCATAAATGATGCAGATGGTAGCCTTGTTACACTTGAGCCTGGTAACAAACTAAAAATTCCTAATGTTCATATAGACAAAGATCATCCTGCAGAAGTGGAAGCTACTATAGGTGGAGTAACAAAAACAGCCAAAGCTACGCTTCAGGCGATGGATATAAAAGATCTAAAGGTTGAATTTGTAGAAGATAATGCAAGTAGAGATAATGTAATAGATAGAGATGAAGCTTTATTGGATGGTAGAATAAAAGAAACAACTATAAGTGTTCAACTACCATATAATGTTGTAGCCGGTGATAAAGTGGCAGTGACTATCAAAGAGCCTCAAGCTAACGGCTCTACGTCAACTAGAACTGTAACTTATACTGTCACAGGAAACGCTAATGGTAAAATTTCACTTACAGATGATAGTGATACTACTCATACTCCACATGAACTAGAAAATAACACTATAAAAATTCCTGGCGTTGCTATGCTTCCAGATCGCGAAACTAGTGCAGTAGCTACTATAACAAATGGTGCTGAGACTACAACTAGCAGCGAAGCAACAGCTAAACTTGCACCTTTAAGTGAAGCGGGATTAAGTGTAAGCATAGTTGCTGATAAAAATGATAATGGCATTATCTCAAGAGATGAGTCAGGTAGTAAAATTTCAAAGGTTTATGTTTCTATCCCAGGAAGTGTGATAGAAGGCGATAAGATAGATGTCAAGATAACAAATCCTAATGGATCTATCTTAACTAAACATTATGAAGTTATGGGAAAAGATGTAAATGGGAAAATTACACTAAAAAATTTAGATGATAATTCTCAACAAACGCTTGGTAGAGATACCCCACTTGATCTTGATGCTACTATCGCAGTTGATAAAGAAACAAAAGCTGAAGTTACTCTAACTGACACATTTGGTGAGAGTAAAACAGTAAGCGATACGGCACACGCTGAGATCGATGCTATAAGAGGCATCATGTTTAATAAAGATATAAAAACCTCAGAAAGTGGCGAAAAATCTACTACAGTCAAAGTTTATCTTAATGAAGATGCTAGAGAAGGGGATACGGTAGAGTTTAAATACACTAATCCAGACAATCATACACCAACCAAGACTGCAACACATACTCTATCAGCTGCAGATATAGCAAAAGGCACATTTGACCAAGAGCTTGATATCAATGCAAGATCAGCCTATGATCTAAATGTTAAAGCCTCACTTAAAACTTCAGATGGCTTAGAGTCTAAATCTTATGAGCCTTATAAACCACTTCATATAGGCGTTGAAAACTATACGGTTAAATTTGACGCAAGTAAAGATATGAAAGGTGGCGAAGGTCATGATACTTTGGTGTTTGATAAGCAAATAGTTGATCTTAGAGGCATTAATAATCTTGATTCAAAAGTGGAAAGCTTTGAAAATCTTGAGCTTAAAGGAAAGACAGAGATCAAATTTAATGTACAAAATATCCTTGATATCACTGATAACCCTGATACGGTGCTTAAGATAAAAGGTGGTGATGTTGATGCTAATGGCAATAAAATCACAAAAGTTGATCTAGACCACAAATGGACTGCTGATTCTAACTACGATGCTAGTGGCTTTAAGGGCTACACAAGCATAGATCAAATAAATGGTAAAACTATCCATATCCAAATAGACGACAAAATCCAAACCGATCTTTAATCCCCAAAATGAGTGCGTAAATTCGCACTCATTTTAAACTCAAACTCACATTATTTTTTAAGTCTTGTTTTACTAATATTTGCTCCTTAAAGGAGAAAATGTGAAAAATTTAATAGCCGTTATTATAGTTATTGCTGCACTTGCTTTTGGTGCTTTTAAGTATATAAATTCATTTGTTGCGCTTGATGAAAATGTAAATGCAAAGTGGTCACAGGTGTTAAATCAATATAAAAGAAGAGCTGAGCTTGTGCCAAATTTGGTTGAAACTGTAAAAGGCTACGCAGCCCATGAACAAAAAATTTTTGAAGATGTGGCAAATGCTAGAAGCAAGAGCATGCAAGTAAGCGTTGATGCAAGTGGTCTTAGCGATGAAGCTAAGATGAAAGAATTTATGACAGCACAAAGCTCATTTGGCTTGGCGCTTGGCAGACTGATGGCAGTTAGTGAGAACTATCCGGAGCTAAAAGCAAATCAAAATTTCTTATCTCTTCAGAGTCAGCTTGAAGGTACGCAAAACCGCATAAGCGTAGCAATACACGATTATATCGAAGCTGTAAAAGAGTATAACGTAGCCCTTAGAAGCTTTCCAAATAAATTTATAGCAAGTGCTTTTTATCCTGAGCTAAAGCCAAAACAAAATCTTGAAATAAGCAACGAAGAGAAAATAAATCCAAAAGTTTCATTTGAGAAATGATGAAGAAAATTTTTGCTCTTTTATTTTTTACATTTTGCTTTTGTTTTGCCATAAATTTTAACGAGCAGATAAATGACGAGGCTCAAATTTTCTCTAAAAATGAGAAAGCTGAGCTTTTGGGCTTGGTGCAAAATTACGAGCAAAATAGTACGACGCAAATTGCTATCGTGACGCTTAAATCACTAGAAAATAAAAGCATAGAAGATATCTCTCTTGAGGTAGCTAGAGGCTACAAGCTGGGACAAAAACAAAGCAGTAATGGAGTGCTTTTAATAATCGCTCCAAACGAGAGAAAAGTACGTATAGAAGTTGGTTATGGGCTTGAAGGCGTACTAACTGACGCTATTTCTAGCCAGATCATAAATGATGTGATAGTGCCTAAATTTAAGCAAGGCGATATGGGCGGTGGCGTCATAGAGGGCACAAAAGCTATCATAAAAGTAGCTAGTGGCGAAGAATTTGAAAGCGAGAGTGATGATGAAGAGATGCCATTTGGAATAGTTGCCTTTTTTGCTGGTATGATCTCGTGTTTTGTCTCTGGCTTTTTAGGTAAATTTTTTATGCGAATTGGCTTTAGTGCATGTTTTGCAGGGCTGATATCTACGGTATTTGATAAATTTTTTGGCGTGCAAAATTACTTCATTGTCTTTGCCATTGTGTTTGTAATATTTTTTATTATTTTAAAAAATGCCTTTAAAAAAAATACTCAAAGCAAAAATACACACAGTGATTTCGGGCGTGATAGATCAGACTCAAATAGCAGTGGCAACGGCCATTCAAGCAGTTCAAGAGGTGGTGGCTTTAGTGGCGGCGGAGGCGGTTTTGGCGGAGGTGGAGCAAGTGGCAGTTGGTAAAATTTCATCAAAGATTAGTTTGTAAAACTCAAACCCTTTAAAATATATAAAAACTTAGGAGCAAAGATGCTAGCTGGTGAGTTGCTTAAAAGCCATTTTGCTAAATTTGATCTAGTGGCAGTGCTTAGTAAATTTTTAGAGCAAAGTCATTTTGATAAAGAAAAATTTGATCTGCTTAAACAAAATAACTTTAAAATTTTAGATAAAAATATAAAGCAAGAGATAGTTGGTACTACTGGTTTTAAAGAGTTTTTTGACGATAAATTTCAGAGCTTTTTATGCGAGCTTATGCAAAGTAAGGTTTTAATTGTTTCTGGCAAAGAGTATAAATTTAGCGAGCTTGAAATTTATACTTGTTTTGACGCAAATACTTATAAACGGCAGTGTGAGGCAGGAGAGATTTACTTTCATAACTTTGGTTTTGACATATCTTTTAAAAGTGATCTATCACTTTATGGTGGCGTTTTAGTAAGAAGCCTAAAGCCCTTAAACGGGCAAAATTTTATCTTGGGACCAAGAAAATGTGCCTTGCATATCTTAAATAGCAAAATGAGCAATCTAAACTTTGATCTAAAAGAGGCTGATTTTAGAAAAGATAAGATTACTTTTACGTCACGTATTAGATCATTTTGCGATGAAAATCAGCAAGAAAATGATTGTCTTAGAGCATTTACTGCTGAGTTTGAAAAAGCCTTAGAGTTTGATGAAAATTATAAAAAGAGATTAAATGCCTATAAAAAGGGGTGAAATTCATCTTTTTATCAGCTTTTGCGGTGAGAAATTTAGCCCCAAGCGGCTTGCTCGGGGCTTTGATTTCTTATCTTATAACGTCTAGTTTGCCGGTGCCGGCGTTTTTATTTACCTCGTTTTGGACATTTGAGGCTTTGAGGAGCTCAAATTTATATGGAGGCTCAAATGGCGGCTTAGTTAGCTTTTCGCAAACGCTGCCTTTTTTTGAAAGGTCTATGTTGCCGCTTTCAAAAATTGTGCCTTTGTTACATTTATAGCTTATCTTAACACCTTTTGCAAAGTAGTTGTTTTGAGCGTATATTAGCGAGCCAAAACGCACGCCAATGGCGTATTTTTGGTCATAGAAGCCATCTTTTGAGTCGTAAAAGTTGTTATAGACGTGCACCTTTGCATTGCGTGCCATAGGTAAGCGTTGCGCGCAGTTGTCAAAAATGTTATGAGCGACCGTTATCGTCCTTGTTTCGCTGCTGCCGTCTGAGTCTCTTGAGCCTATTAGCATCGTTTTGTCGTGGTTTTCAAAAATGTTGTGCGAGATCGTGATAGCCGCACTATCTCCCTTGATGTCGCATAGTCCGTCGTAAGTCTGCCATTTGGTAAGCTCTCCGCCTGCTAAATGCACATGACCAAGCTCGACCGTGTCCTTAAAATGGCAGTGATCTACCCAGATGTTTTTGCTTGATTCTATGCTAACGCCGTCATATTGTGCGTTAAAGCCGTCATTTTTTTGTACATCTGGAAATGGATCAAAAGTATCTTCGATCTTCATATTGCGGATTGCGATATTTTGGGCATTTTTTAACAAAAGCGAGCCGCCTTTTATGCCTGAGTTTTCGCCTAAGCCGATTATTGTGGTGTTGCTAGCTACCGGCACTACGATGATCTTTTTGTACTCGTTGGCTAAATTTTTGCGAAGCGCTGCTAACTTTGGATCTTGCGAACCGTCTAAATTTGCACGGCATGAAGCGCCGTAAGCCTGTATAAATTTGGCATAAGAGCTAAACTCGCTACCGCTAATCTCACTTATAAATTTATCCAGCCCATCGCTATTGCCATTTTGTGGGATCTTGCCTTCGCTAAGGTCTATGAGCCCATCCACATAGATGACGTAACCACCCATTTGAGCGTATTTTACGAGTTCTTGTCTATCTTTTACGACGACTTCTTTACTCTCTTTGCCGGCGTATCCGCCAAAATTTTGCTCCGCACCAATGCTAGCGTAACCAAAAGGCGAGTCACTTGCTTTTATCTCGCCAGCTTGTGTCTCAGCACCAAATGCAAATAACGCGCCAATGGCGAGAAACAATATCTTTTTAAACATCTTTAGCCTCCCAAATTTAGCTTTTTATTTTTGATCTTCTGTTAGAAAATCGCTGCCGAATTTTATTTTGGCTCATTAAATTTAGCGTAAGACTTTTATAAATTTTTAGTAAAAGCGAAATTTTACGCGAAAAATATCTCGCTTTTTAGACGAAGCAGGCAAAGATAGGCGCTTAGCACGCTTTGTTCTCTAATGTAGTTGCGATCTCCTTTTAAAAGTAACCTCTCAACCTCGATGTTGCCGTTTCTATCGCCAGCTGCGACATATACCGTGCCAACTGGCTTACTAGCTGTGCCCCCACCAGGTCCTGCTATACCGCTAATAGCAAGTGCAAAGTCCGTATTTGTCGTACTTAGCGTGCCTTTTACCATCGCTTTTACGCAAGGCTCACTCACGGCTCCATAAGTTTCTAAAATTTCATCCTCGACGCCCAGCCACTCGTGCTTTATGTGATTTGCATAAGTTACTAAGGAGCCATCAAAGCTAGCTGAGATGCCGCCATATCTTGCAAATTTAGCCGCCGCAAGTCCAGCCGTGCAAGACTCGGCAAATGAAATTTTAAGCCCCTTTTGCATAAGTTTGTTTGCCACGAAGGCAATCACATCTTTTTGTGGGATAAATTTTTGTGAAAATAGTGTTTTTACCCCTTGCAAAAAGCTCTCGATCTGGCCAAATTTATTGCTTTTTGCTTTAATGAGTATTAAATTTGGTAGGATCTGAGCAAGAGTGATATCAACCTCGTAAGTTTTAGCAAGTGGTAGCATGAGAATTTTAGCGCTATCAGCGTCTATGTCTATGAGGTGAAAGTAGCTAAAATCAGTCTTGAAATCAATTAAAAACTCGCCGAGTTCTTCATTTGGATTAGCTTTTATGAGATTTATTTGAGCGTTATTTAGTTTGACTAAAAAGCTATTTTTTGTGTAGTCTAAGCTATCTTTAAGTGCAAGTGTCGTGCTATCTTTTAGCTCAAGCGAGCCCCCAGTTAGCGTCGCTATGATCTTTGCAGCGATGGCAAAATTTTCATCCGAGCCAAAAATGCTTACAAAGTCGTAATCTTTTGATAAATTTTCGATGATAAAAGGTAGCTCTTTGCTATTTTTTGGAGCAAAACTGACCACTCCAAGCTCGCCAAAATGATCCTCGTAGCTTTGAAAAATGTAGTTTAGAAATTCTCTATTTATCTCAAGATCTTCGCCTATTATCAAGATACTTTGTCTCATTTTTAAGCTCCTTTTTTTGCCCCATTATACTATTTTTCAGTGTGATTTAACCAGCACAGGTGTAAAATTAGCAAATTTTAAAATCAAGGTAAAAAATGGACTACAAAGAGACACTTTTACTCCCAGAGACAAATTTCCCGATGCGCGGAAATCTCCCACAAAATGAACCACAAAGACTAAAATCATGGTACGAAGACCGCAAGGTTTACGAAAAAATGAAGAAAAATCGCCAAAATGCGGTTAAAAGCTTCAACATCCACGACGGCCCTCCGTATGCAAACGGCCACCTTCACATCGGCCACGCGTTAAATAAAATTTTAAAAGATATCATCACAAAAACGCACTATTTTTACGGCGAAAACGTCCGCTATGTGCCAGGCTGGGACTGCCACGGTTTACCTATCGAGCAACAAG contains:
- a CDS encoding TPM domain-containing protein, which translates into the protein MKKIFALLFFTFCFCFAINFNEQINDEAQIFSKNEKAELLGLVQNYEQNSTTQIAIVTLKSLENKSIEDISLEVARGYKLGQKQSSNGVLLIIAPNERKVRIEVGYGLEGVLTDAISSQIINDVIVPKFKQGDMGGGVIEGTKAIIKVASGEEFESESDDEEMPFGIVAFFAGMISCFVSGFLGKFFMRIGFSACFAGLISTVFDKFFGVQNYFIVFAIVFVIFFIILKNAFKKNTQSKNTHSDFGRDRSDSNSSGNGHSSSSRGGGFSGGGGGFGGGGASGSW
- a CDS encoding retention module-containing protein — its product is MAKEAGVVKFISGKAVAIDQNGNERELKVGDILYMGESIKTSDAADKITIVSNNGKEITIVGNDTLALNQSTIGAEGLADVSDLQNAILNGGDLTKLEETAAGGNTAAGGGDGVSLSDAKFAEGGHYSNINATYRNLSDTNRAFASYDSPISGYNGGDDTIIPSNPLVTFISDLNNDGTLSRVEHARDTNLNISKVLITIPNDGTVRAGDILNITITKPDGNTENKTIPITPTIISNGYQFDVPIQTGKISKVDATITNFQGNVSGRSEDSVTSSGFSAPEVKFTEDNSPDNNLLTYTENAKDSKLNETPVLITVKDVIVGDVLHVTLTKPDGTTEVKNVSIDQNIIDNGYKISNIPVEHGKPSKVEAYVADSTNTMRSATASDSTTLDVKPTLTFTEDQDSKDGDGYLNDQENSKDNDFRSTTVEITLPKDVVIGDKIVITYTDPLTKQDTTKEISLTQEMIDNQKVNTSLPIFPDVKTSASVHVVDKNNVRKSENSDQDSVMPIGRNLYMTLPEEKTLHEISRQESMDEHEVNETTALIRLPNKIDNGDNYKYE
- a CDS encoding putative peptidoglycan-binding domain-containing protein, giving the protein MKNFTNAFYTLMSLEFNSPKDALHKNPNEKGLTFIGIYEAAHPSWQGWGQVRAAINAYGDLEKASVALYNDDALIEKVKIFYKKEFWDKMRLDEVDSELKACELFVFGVNVDVVPAVRVLQRLLGVVVDGIMGAQTLKALNNYDERAFDVDFDRAEIAYYRNLVKARPEYHVYERGWINRAEKV
- a CDS encoding ABC transporter substrate-binding protein translates to MLAGELLKSHFAKFDLVAVLSKFLEQSHFDKEKFDLLKQNNFKILDKNIKQEIVGTTGFKEFFDDKFQSFLCELMQSKVLIVSGKEYKFSELEIYTCFDANTYKRQCEAGEIYFHNFGFDISFKSDLSLYGGVLVRSLKPLNGQNFILGPRKCALHILNSKMSNLNFDLKEADFRKDKITFTSRIRSFCDENQQENDCLRAFTAEFEKALEFDENYKKRLNAYKKG
- a CDS encoding LemA family protein; the protein is MKNLIAVIIVIAALAFGAFKYINSFVALDENVNAKWSQVLNQYKRRAELVPNLVETVKGYAAHEQKIFEDVANARSKSMQVSVDASGLSDEAKMKEFMTAQSSFGLALGRLMAVSENYPELKANQNFLSLQSQLEGTQNRISVAIHDYIEAVKEYNVALRSFPNKFIASAFYPELKPKQNLEISNEEKINPKVSFEK
- a CDS encoding phage holin family protein, with translation MDDLINKVGIYFWVVVVGFLGGALGSINNKEQAINRGRKVLNFIVGTISSGFICWIFFEITSFFTNNNDRFSLAVGGFFAWRGTAWICAIVDKAIDKKIDSFGGGGYDDFSTKPPRDLNF